From a region of the Zingiber officinale cultivar Zhangliang chromosome 4B, Zo_v1.1, whole genome shotgun sequence genome:
- the LOC121978573 gene encoding probable calcium-binding protein CML29 — protein MSPPPPAAPSNLAGDIETLGYVNSMVEAFRAFDADDDGLINRDELKGIMASLGNSASASEVAEMMKQGDADGDGFLSLEEFLELNTAELELGDLAGLLQTAAAAWDDDDDEGEVTAAELYQLLLGGATMQDCVDIISSLDVDGDGAADVEDIKIIAQAFLD, from the coding sequence ATGTCTCCTCCTCCTCCGGCGGCGCCATCAAATCTGGCTGGCGACATCGAGACGTTGGGCTACGTGAACAGCATGGTGGAGGCCTTCCGGGCCTTCGACGCAGACGACGATGGCTTGATCAACCGCGACGAGCTGAAGGGCATCATGGCGTCGTTGGGCAACAGCGCCAGCGCGTCTGAGGTGGCGGAGATGATGAAGCAGGGGGACGCGGACGGCGATGGGTTCCTGAGCCTGGAGGAATTCTTGGAACTGAACACCGCGGAGCTGGAGCTGGGGGACCTGGCGGGGCTGCTGCAGACGGCTGCGGCTGCGTGGGACGATGATGACGACGAGGGAGAGGTGACGGCGGCGGAGCTGTACCAGCTGCTGCTGGGCGGAGCCACCATGCAGGACTGCGTGGACATCATATCCAGCTTGGACGTCGATGGGGATGGAGCGGCCGACGTTGAGGATATCAAGATCATAGCGCAAGCCTTCCTCGACTAA